In the Maribacter sp. MJ134 genome, one interval contains:
- a CDS encoding DUF1501 domain-containing protein has protein sequence MKNDIVHRLLHEKLAREAQAKTRRHFIKSCAQGMGGLALSSIFMGCDPMTKPKKKGRNALSERDLNPFATLAPPYAPKVKSVIYLHMAGAPSQLEMFDYKPALQKLDGKDCPQSLLEGKKFAFIKGTPKLMGPQATFKQEGASGNWVSNFLPHFKKVVDEVAFLKAVHTDQFNHGPAQLFMHTGSARLGRPSIGSWATYGLGSENQNLPGFVVLTSGGNTPDAGKSVWGSGFLPSVYQGVQCRSVGDPVLYIEDPEGITRDLKKSTIDAINQINKEEYAKYADPEILARINQYEMAYRMQIAVPEVMNINNEPEHIKELYGVEPGKESFANNCLLARKLVEDGVRFVQLFDWGWDTHGNARSGSIDLGLRNKCREIDRPIAALILDLKQRGLLEDTLIVWGGEFGRTPMQENRGNKKMAYKGRDHHGDAFTMWMAGGGIKKGASHGSTDDIGFYGTDGRVSVHDVHATILHLLGFDHEEFTHEFQGRNFRLTDVEGSIIKEILA, from the coding sequence ATGAAAAACGATATTGTACACCGTTTATTACACGAAAAGTTGGCGCGAGAAGCCCAGGCCAAAACACGGAGACACTTTATTAAAAGTTGCGCTCAAGGTATGGGAGGACTAGCCTTAAGTTCCATTTTTATGGGATGCGACCCTATGACCAAACCAAAAAAAAAGGGCCGGAACGCTTTATCTGAAAGAGATTTAAATCCGTTCGCTACCCTTGCACCGCCTTATGCGCCAAAAGTAAAATCTGTCATCTACTTGCACATGGCAGGGGCTCCTTCGCAATTGGAGATGTTCGATTATAAGCCCGCACTACAAAAATTAGACGGTAAAGATTGCCCGCAATCCTTGCTAGAGGGAAAGAAGTTCGCTTTTATTAAGGGCACTCCCAAGCTAATGGGACCACAAGCAACATTTAAACAGGAGGGAGCATCCGGGAATTGGGTCTCTAATTTTTTACCTCATTTTAAAAAAGTGGTAGACGAAGTCGCATTTCTGAAAGCGGTACACACGGACCAGTTCAATCACGGACCGGCACAGCTCTTTATGCATACGGGCAGCGCTCGACTAGGGAGGCCTAGTATTGGTTCTTGGGCCACCTATGGCCTAGGTTCCGAAAATCAGAATCTACCAGGATTCGTGGTCCTGACTTCCGGAGGTAATACACCCGATGCAGGAAAAAGTGTATGGGGTAGTGGTTTCCTACCCTCTGTATATCAAGGTGTGCAGTGCAGGTCCGTAGGCGACCCCGTGCTCTACATCGAAGACCCAGAAGGTATTACCAGAGACTTAAAAAAAAGCACCATAGATGCCATCAACCAGATCAATAAAGAGGAATATGCAAAATATGCCGATCCTGAAATTTTGGCCCGTATCAATCAATACGAAATGGCCTATCGTATGCAAATTGCAGTTCCCGAGGTAATGAACATCAATAACGAACCAGAACATATCAAAGAGCTATACGGTGTTGAACCAGGTAAGGAATCTTTTGCCAACAACTGTCTCTTAGCACGTAAATTGGTTGAAGACGGTGTGCGTTTTGTACAACTCTTTGATTGGGGATGGGATACACACGGAAATGCCAGGTCTGGCTCCATTGACCTGGGCTTGCGTAATAAGTGTCGCGAAATAGATAGACCCATTGCGGCGCTGATCCTAGATTTAAAGCAACGGGGACTGCTGGAAGACACTCTTATCGTCTGGGGTGGTGAATTCGGAAGAACGCCAATGCAAGAGAACCGTGGAAATAAGAAAATGGCCTATAAAGGAAGAGACCATCACGGTGATGCCTTTACCATGTGGATGGCCGGCGGAGGCATTAAAAAAGGAGCCTCTCATGGCAGCACCGATGATATTGGTTTCTACGGTACGGACGGTCGTGTATCCGTCCATGATGTACATGCTACCATTTTACATCTCCTTGGTTTTGACCATGAGGAGTTCACCCATGAGTTTCAAGGCAGAAATTTCAGGTTAACAGACGTAGAGGGTAGCATTATTAAAGAGATTCTGGCCTAG
- a CDS encoding response regulator transcription factor, with amino-acid sequence MRILSIVLLFFLGIAQGISQYIFSGEISRTAENRTVYLSLVENYRKSSRVYADQILKETQADADGYFKFEGDNLSEQNRIYRIHTDGCEDNAEGGSHFLKHCPDTQSVLFIAKKGDTILFPLLENNQPLCEINSTNKNADLLLEIDYLKEQMILDFMEYNSKANELLTFQKWFKIFQEYGEESGEPLAELFIYDFLSDRASETYPYYVVDAKTNPYYSQLAERLESQYPNATFTQQYLNEIAADRLLQNQETSKADSKILMYLVYGVLAIMLLQAVFFSIKFIRTKKRTKTPEKLTNQEQKVFNAIRKGKTNKEIASELFISLSTVKTHINNIYKKLRVNSRQEIKKM; translated from the coding sequence ATGAGAATTTTATCTATTGTACTACTCTTCTTTTTGGGCATTGCCCAAGGCATAAGTCAATACATTTTTAGTGGCGAAATTTCCCGCACAGCGGAAAACAGAACGGTTTATCTTTCATTGGTTGAGAATTACAGAAAATCTTCTCGGGTATATGCGGACCAGATTCTTAAAGAAACACAGGCCGATGCCGATGGTTACTTTAAGTTTGAAGGTGATAATCTTTCCGAACAAAATAGAATATACAGAATTCATACGGATGGTTGTGAGGACAACGCCGAAGGAGGAAGTCATTTTTTGAAGCATTGTCCTGATACTCAAAGTGTGCTTTTCATTGCAAAAAAAGGAGACACTATTCTGTTTCCTCTTTTAGAAAACAACCAACCGCTCTGTGAAATAAATTCGACCAATAAAAATGCCGATCTATTATTGGAAATAGATTACCTCAAGGAACAAATGATTCTGGATTTTATGGAGTACAACAGTAAGGCCAATGAATTGCTGACTTTCCAAAAGTGGTTCAAAATTTTTCAGGAGTACGGTGAGGAGAGTGGGGAACCCTTAGCAGAACTTTTTATTTATGATTTTCTATCGGATAGGGCAAGCGAAACATACCCCTATTATGTAGTAGATGCTAAAACCAATCCGTACTATTCACAATTAGCGGAAAGACTTGAAAGCCAATACCCCAATGCTACCTTTACGCAACAGTACTTGAACGAAATCGCAGCGGACCGGCTCCTTCAGAACCAAGAGACGTCAAAAGCCGATAGTAAAATTTTGATGTATTTGGTCTACGGAGTACTTGCAATTATGCTATTACAAGCAGTATTTTTTAGTATTAAGTTTATCAGGACAAAAAAGCGCACAAAAACACCGGAAAAACTTACCAATCAGGAGCAAAAAGTTTTCAACGCCATACGCAAAGGCAAAACCAATAAAGAAATCGCCTCTGAATTATTCATAAGTCTAAGTACCGTAAAAACCCATATCAATAATATTTACAAAAAGCTAAGGGTAAATTCTCGACAGGAGATAAAAAAGATGTGA
- a CDS encoding YqaE/Pmp3 family membrane protein produces the protein MSILRVLLAILFPPLSVIGKGCGSFLIVLLLTFCGWVPGVIAALVILNNPN, from the coding sequence ATGAGTATTCTTCGTGTTTTATTAGCCATTCTTTTTCCTCCCTTATCGGTTATTGGAAAGGGTTGTGGGTCATTTTTAATTGTGCTACTTTTGACCTTCTGCGGATGGGTCCCTGGCGTTATTGCGGCTTTGGTCATCCTCAACAATCCAAATTAA
- the lysS gene encoding lysine--tRNA ligase → MQLSEQEIIRREKLAKLREMGIDPYPAALYPVNATSESIKQDYEEGKRVVISGRLMRKKVQGKASFGELQDSEGRIQVYFNRDEICPADDHTKYNEIFKKLLDLGDILGIEGELFTTKVGEKTVLVKDFTILCKALRPLPLPKQDAEGNTYDEFNDPELRYRQRYVDLVVNPHVKETFVKRTKITNSIRQFYNEKGYLEVETPILQPIPGGAAARPFLTHHNALDIPLYLRIANELYLKRLIVGGFDGVYEFSKDFRNEGMDRTHNPEFTVMELYVAYKDYNWMMDTTEALLEKVSIDANGTSKVTVGENEIEFKAPYARVPILEAIKVHTGVDVAGMGEEELRETAKNLGLEVDETMGVGKLIDEIFGEKCEHFYIQPTFITDYPKEMSPLTKQHRDNPALTERFELMVNGKELANCYSELNDPIDQRERFEEQLRLSAKGDDEAMFIDQDFLRALEYGMPPTSGIGIGIDRLVMLLTNNSSIQEVLFFPQMRPEKKTVELTEEEKAIVAILKPEGTMELGALKMQAGLSGKKWDKSMKSLAKHGLTKVNKTDEGLFVELTA, encoded by the coding sequence ATGCAGCTATCCGAGCAAGAAATTATTAGAAGAGAAAAGTTGGCCAAATTACGGGAGATGGGTATTGACCCTTATCCTGCGGCCCTATACCCCGTAAATGCTACCTCAGAAAGCATAAAACAGGATTATGAGGAAGGAAAAAGAGTTGTTATCTCCGGTAGATTAATGCGTAAAAAGGTACAGGGAAAAGCTTCTTTTGGCGAATTACAGGATAGCGAAGGCCGCATACAGGTCTATTTTAACAGAGATGAAATCTGCCCAGCGGACGACCATACCAAGTATAACGAAATCTTTAAAAAACTTTTAGATTTAGGGGATATCTTAGGTATAGAAGGAGAGCTTTTCACCACCAAGGTCGGGGAGAAGACTGTCCTTGTAAAAGACTTTACTATTCTCTGTAAGGCCTTACGACCTCTACCACTCCCCAAGCAAGATGCAGAAGGCAATACCTACGATGAGTTTAACGACCCAGAACTGCGCTATCGTCAGCGCTATGTGGATTTGGTGGTTAATCCCCATGTAAAGGAAACCTTTGTTAAGCGTACAAAGATTACCAATAGTATTCGCCAGTTCTATAATGAAAAGGGCTACTTGGAAGTAGAAACCCCTATTTTACAACCTATTCCGGGTGGTGCCGCTGCTAGACCATTTTTAACGCACCATAATGCACTAGACATACCGTTATACCTCCGTATTGCCAATGAGCTGTATTTGAAAAGATTGATTGTAGGCGGATTTGACGGGGTTTATGAGTTCTCTAAGGATTTTAGGAACGAAGGTATGGACCGTACCCACAATCCGGAGTTTACGGTGATGGAATTGTATGTGGCCTATAAGGACTACAATTGGATGATGGACACCACCGAGGCACTCTTGGAAAAGGTTTCCATAGATGCCAACGGCACATCGAAAGTAACAGTCGGCGAAAATGAAATTGAGTTTAAAGCGCCATATGCGCGGGTTCCAATTTTGGAAGCCATAAAAGTTCACACCGGTGTAGATGTTGCAGGCATGGGTGAAGAAGAATTACGCGAAACAGCCAAAAACCTAGGTTTAGAAGTGGACGAAACCATGGGCGTAGGCAAGCTCATAGATGAGATTTTTGGCGAGAAATGCGAACATTTTTACATACAGCCCACTTTTATAACGGACTATCCAAAAGAGATGAGTCCGCTGACCAAACAGCACAGAGATAACCCTGCCCTAACAGAACGTTTTGAGTTAATGGTAAACGGAAAAGAATTGGCCAATTGCTATTCTGAGCTCAATGACCCTATAGACCAACGCGAACGTTTTGAAGAGCAGTTACGTCTTTCCGCTAAAGGCGATGACGAAGCCATGTTCATTGACCAAGATTTTTTACGAGCCTTAGAATACGGTATGCCCCCAACTTCTGGAATAGGCATTGGTATAGATAGATTAGTAATGCTTTTGACCAATAATTCCTCTATTCAAGAAGTATTGTTCTTCCCTCAAATGCGGCCGGAGAAAAAAACTGTGGAGTTGACAGAGGAAGAAAAGGCCATTGTAGCTATTTTAAAACCTGAGGGAACCATGGAACTTGGAGCCCTAAAAATGCAAGCGGGGCTTAGCGGTAAAAAATGGGATAAATCCATGAAATCCTTAGCCAAACATGGCCTCACCAAGGTAAATAAAACAGATGAAGGTTTATTTGTTGAATTAACAGCTTAA
- the lipB gene encoding lipoyl(octanoyl) transferase LipB: protein MNKKVYLQDLGHKDYKETWDYQELLFKQIIDVKIRNRREGLRLETPNYFLLVEHPHVYTLGKSGNLVNLLASEQELTKKGASFYKTNRGGDITYHGPGQIVGYPILDLDNFFTDIHKYLRFLEEVIILTLEEYGVKGERSDGETGVWLDVGTPFARKICAMGVRASRWVTMHGFALNVNADLGYFDMMIPCGIKDKAVTSLNIELGKQEVDMEEVKEKLLRHFNVLFESKLIKQKTPV, encoded by the coding sequence ATGAACAAGAAGGTTTATCTTCAAGATTTAGGGCATAAAGATTATAAGGAAACTTGGGATTACCAAGAACTTCTTTTTAAGCAAATTATCGATGTAAAGATTAGGAATAGACGTGAGGGATTACGTCTGGAGACACCTAATTATTTTTTGTTAGTAGAACATCCGCATGTATATACCCTTGGGAAAAGCGGTAATCTTGTGAATCTTTTGGCCAGTGAGCAGGAGCTCACCAAAAAAGGAGCCTCTTTTTATAAAACCAATAGGGGTGGGGATATCACCTATCATGGCCCTGGACAAATAGTAGGGTACCCCATTTTAGACTTGGATAATTTCTTTACGGATATTCATAAGTACCTTAGATTTTTAGAGGAAGTAATTATTTTAACCTTGGAGGAATACGGTGTAAAAGGAGAGCGTTCCGATGGGGAAACCGGAGTTTGGCTGGATGTTGGAACGCCATTTGCCAGAAAAATTTGCGCTATGGGTGTTAGAGCTTCCCGTTGGGTAACAATGCACGGATTTGCCTTAAACGTAAATGCGGATTTGGGCTATTTTGATATGATGATTCCCTGCGGAATTAAGGATAAGGCCGTTACTTCTTTAAATATTGAGTTAGGTAAGCAAGAAGTTGATATGGAAGAAGTAAAAGAGAAATTACTGCGTCATTTTAATGTACTGTTTGAATCTAAATTGATAAAACAAAAAACCCCGGTATAG
- a CDS encoding OmpA family protein has product MKSFHPLLKPLCFICIFLFSCSQANGQFLKKLGKRAEKAAERAVERRVDKEATEKTDQALDSILEPGSKGGNKTQVPKGVETPSPTEKPDNGAISGDGERQPTSTGPKTLKVYSKFDFVPGDKILFSDDFSNDFVGDFPSKWNTNGSGEIVSFDDDSGNWFELKGGRKTYQIANINELPENYTIEFDVETMGIDKKTSSAAKLVVIIDENDKFGYGKNTVYAYLPLCQYIERDIRIWNNVNGSNIIDNYVGADIREDIISRPHISIAVNKERYRLYINETKHIDIPKLIAPNAPLNSLKFQLVGINEGKDRVFINNVKIAEGGIDLRRTLMKDGKVSTNGILFDSGSANIQPQSMGIIRQIYQVLQKDNKLNLNIVGHTDADGNQDANLKLSKNRAEAVKNALVSIYSIEESRLSTEGKGASEPMGDNSTIEGKAQNRRVEFIKQ; this is encoded by the coding sequence ATGAAATCATTCCATCCCCTACTAAAGCCACTATGCTTTATTTGTATATTTCTTTTCTCCTGTTCCCAAGCCAACGGCCAATTCCTAAAAAAATTAGGAAAAAGGGCGGAAAAAGCTGCGGAACGCGCTGTTGAACGTAGGGTGGACAAGGAAGCTACCGAAAAAACGGACCAGGCCTTGGACAGTATTCTAGAACCAGGCTCAAAAGGAGGCAATAAAACACAAGTTCCTAAAGGAGTAGAGACGCCTTCCCCAACAGAAAAACCTGATAACGGCGCCATATCCGGCGATGGGGAAAGACAGCCAACTTCTACTGGACCAAAAACTTTAAAAGTATATAGTAAGTTTGATTTTGTTCCAGGTGATAAAATTCTATTTTCCGATGATTTCTCTAATGATTTTGTAGGTGATTTTCCGTCTAAATGGAATACCAACGGCTCTGGAGAAATTGTTTCTTTCGATGATGATTCTGGTAATTGGTTTGAACTTAAAGGAGGTAGAAAAACGTATCAAATAGCGAATATCAATGAACTGCCTGAAAACTATACTATAGAATTTGATGTAGAGACTATGGGTATTGATAAGAAGACCTCCTCTGCCGCCAAACTTGTGGTGATTATAGATGAAAATGATAAGTTCGGCTATGGAAAAAACACGGTGTACGCATATTTACCGCTGTGCCAATATATTGAGCGAGATATTCGAATTTGGAATAATGTCAATGGCTCTAATATCATTGACAACTACGTTGGTGCGGATATAAGGGAAGACATTATTTCTAGGCCCCATATATCCATAGCGGTTAATAAAGAACGATACCGCCTTTATATCAATGAAACTAAACATATTGATATTCCCAAGCTTATTGCCCCCAATGCCCCTTTGAACTCTTTAAAATTTCAACTTGTTGGGATCAATGAAGGCAAGGACAGGGTTTTTATCAATAATGTAAAGATTGCAGAAGGCGGTATAGATCTAAGAAGAACCTTGATGAAAGATGGAAAAGTATCTACCAACGGTATTCTTTTTGACTCGGGGTCGGCCAATATACAGCCACAATCCATGGGCATCATTAGACAGATTTATCAGGTATTGCAAAAGGACAATAAATTGAATTTAAATATTGTCGGGCATACGGATGCCGATGGTAATCAAGATGCCAATCTTAAACTTTCTAAGAATAGGGCCGAAGCCGTAAAAAATGCATTAGTCAGTATTTATTCAATTGAAGAAAGCAGATTATCCACAGAAGGAAAGGGAGCCTCAGAGCCTATGGGTGACAATAGCACTATAGAGGGCAAGGCACAGAACAGAAGGGTAGAATTCATAAAACAATAA
- a CDS encoding thioredoxin family protein — MKTISLFILAVTTTLFISGQELNQEITLENGKKFLIGEITKEGLTQTTYNGWYQPNYDRYTVNQSVIEQFKDTLKHYQILVFLGTWCGDSKREVPRLMKILVAAEHPSKNLKIVALDSRKDHYKKSPDGEEWGLQILRVPTFIFYRNGREQNRIIETPNRSLEEDMLQIITSDNYIANKAKSMHFD, encoded by the coding sequence ATGAAAACCATTTCTTTATTTATCCTTGCAGTAACTACCACGCTTTTTATATCTGGACAGGAACTCAACCAAGAAATAACCTTGGAAAATGGAAAAAAATTCCTAATCGGAGAAATAACAAAAGAAGGCTTGACCCAAACAACGTACAACGGATGGTATCAACCAAACTATGACCGTTATACTGTAAACCAGTCTGTAATAGAACAATTCAAGGATACACTTAAACACTATCAAATACTTGTTTTTTTGGGAACCTGGTGTGGTGACAGTAAAAGAGAAGTACCACGTTTAATGAAAATTTTGGTTGCTGCGGAACATCCCTCTAAAAATTTAAAAATCGTGGCCCTCGACAGCAGAAAGGACCACTACAAAAAAAGTCCGGATGGCGAAGAGTGGGGATTGCAAATCCTTAGGGTTCCCACATTTATTTTCTACAGAAACGGCAGGGAACAGAATAGAATTATAGAAACGCCTAACAGGAGTCTTGAAGAAGATATGCTCCAAATCATAACTTCGGATAATTACATCGCCAACAAAGCAAAGTCCATGCATTTCGATTGA
- a CDS encoding PSD1 and planctomycete cytochrome C domain-containing protein — MCKNLFLRRTGHLFVVLIGFLIHSCQHKEQVDFSTQIKPILNNNCITCHGGVKKSGGFSLLFEEEAFANTKSGKPAIIRGDASGSEFIRRLTEKDPELRMPYEKPQLSDEEIDLLTRWIDEGAKWGEHWAYSLPDKVAVPQKTAEAGFTPETYSTFLQNDIDHFIKVRLDEEFLTPNAPAQKNTIARRLALDITGLPPNKKLLQDFENETISYEALVDSLLSQEAYGEKWATWWLDLARYADSKGYEKDMGRSIWKYRDWVIKALNSDMPYDQFTIEQLAGDLLPEPTVDQLIATAFHRNTMNNDEGGTDDEEYRTAAVIDRLNTTFEVWQSTTIGCVQCHSHPYDPFKHEEYYELLSFFNNSRDEDTPDESPILRFYTPEQQRRVSNVMQWVKKYGDEKTSLAYKNFLQFTEPVYKSHFFTKFNNSVYDDHASVVFWDDGNLIVEDAHTKNAGRVYLNYRSHYNGTTMIIRENNAAGCVLGKFIVNKTSGNTTGAFPLEKIDRKTDLYIETQNTSVAKEVNILNVYWVGFIEDLPGQNQLGWSNVHSDFITALNAETETVPIMVENPRYMARTTQIFDRGSWLTKTDTVLPDTPESLNPWNSSWTKNRLGLSKWIVDKKNPLTARTLVNRVWHQIYGRGLVATVEDIGSQSEPPSHPALLDWLAIRFMNEHDWSLKVLIKEIVSSGTYRQSSKGTQELHELDPENELYARGPRIRLGAEQIRDQALSVSGLLSTKMYGPGVMPPQPKGVWQTVYNGADWEESKGENKYRRGIYTYLKRTSPYPSFLTFDAGSREVCMIRRTPTNTPLQALVTLNDPVFLEASYHLAKNNYVPNDIDKSIAQSYETATLKTISPGTLDVLRTLYKTSVEQFSKDKKSSEAFLHFETRPTPELSALTVVANAIMNLDEFLTKA, encoded by the coding sequence ATGTGCAAGAATTTATTTTTAAGGCGTACAGGTCATCTTTTCGTTGTATTGATTGGGTTTTTAATTCATTCCTGTCAACACAAAGAACAGGTAGATTTTAGCACCCAAATAAAACCCATTCTCAACAATAACTGCATTACATGTCATGGAGGGGTCAAAAAAAGTGGAGGTTTTAGCCTTCTTTTTGAAGAGGAAGCTTTTGCAAATACCAAATCAGGCAAACCGGCAATAATACGCGGAGATGCTTCTGGAAGCGAGTTTATCAGAAGACTAACGGAAAAGGACCCCGAACTACGTATGCCTTATGAAAAACCTCAACTATCCGATGAAGAAATAGATTTGCTCACTAGATGGATCGATGAGGGTGCGAAGTGGGGAGAACACTGGGCTTATTCACTTCCTGATAAAGTGGCGGTACCACAAAAGACAGCAGAGGCCGGTTTTACACCAGAAACTTATTCTACGTTTTTACAGAACGATATTGATCACTTCATCAAGGTACGTCTAGACGAAGAATTTCTAACCCCTAATGCACCGGCCCAGAAAAATACCATCGCCAGGAGATTGGCATTGGACATTACAGGTTTACCGCCAAATAAAAAATTGCTCCAAGACTTTGAAAATGAAACCATTTCCTATGAAGCGCTGGTAGATTCTTTGTTAAGTCAAGAAGCTTATGGTGAAAAATGGGCCACTTGGTGGTTAGATCTGGCACGGTACGCAGATTCTAAGGGATATGAAAAAGATATGGGGCGTTCTATCTGGAAATACCGCGATTGGGTCATAAAGGCATTGAACTCCGATATGCCGTATGATCAATTTACCATAGAACAGCTGGCGGGAGATTTACTTCCAGAACCAACGGTAGACCAATTGATCGCAACGGCCTTTCATAGAAATACCATGAACAATGATGAAGGTGGTACTGATGACGAAGAATATAGGACCGCTGCGGTGATAGACCGCCTCAATACGACGTTTGAAGTGTGGCAAAGCACTACCATAGGTTGTGTACAATGTCATAGCCATCCGTACGATCCCTTTAAACACGAGGAATATTATGAGTTACTCTCGTTCTTTAACAATTCTCGGGATGAAGACACGCCAGACGAATCACCTATATTGAGGTTTTACACTCCAGAACAGCAAAGAAGGGTAAGCAACGTAATGCAATGGGTTAAGAAATATGGTGATGAAAAAACAAGCTTAGCCTACAAAAACTTTTTGCAGTTTACCGAACCGGTTTACAAATCACACTTCTTTACAAAATTTAATAATAGCGTGTACGATGACCATGCCTCTGTTGTTTTCTGGGATGACGGCAACCTCATCGTTGAGGACGCTCACACCAAAAATGCCGGTCGGGTTTATTTGAATTATCGCTCGCATTATAACGGCACAACAATGATTATCCGGGAGAATAACGCAGCGGGGTGCGTTCTTGGAAAATTTATCGTCAATAAGACATCAGGAAATACTACCGGTGCGTTTCCTTTAGAAAAAATAGACCGTAAAACAGATTTGTACATAGAAACGCAAAATACCAGTGTCGCTAAAGAAGTGAATATCCTCAACGTTTATTGGGTCGGGTTTATTGAAGACCTACCTGGCCAGAACCAATTAGGTTGGTCCAATGTGCACTCCGATTTTATTACGGCCCTGAATGCCGAAACGGAAACGGTACCTATCATGGTAGAAAATCCTAGATACATGGCCAGAACCACACAAATCTTCGATAGAGGAAGCTGGCTCACCAAAACGGATACGGTTTTACCGGACACCCCAGAGAGTCTTAACCCGTGGAACTCATCGTGGACCAAAAATCGTTTAGGGCTTTCCAAATGGATAGTGGACAAGAAAAATCCACTTACCGCCAGAACTTTAGTGAATAGGGTGTGGCATCAGATTTATGGTAGAGGGTTGGTGGCTACAGTAGAAGATATCGGGTCACAATCAGAGCCTCCCTCCCATCCTGCTTTGTTAGACTGGTTGGCAATACGCTTTATGAACGAACATGATTGGAGTCTAAAGGTATTGATCAAGGAAATTGTTTCTTCCGGTACTTACAGACAGAGCTCCAAAGGAACGCAAGAGTTACATGAACTAGACCCAGAAAACGAACTATATGCGCGGGGTCCAAGAATACGTTTAGGTGCAGAGCAGATCAGGGACCAGGCCTTATCCGTATCTGGATTATTAAGTACTAAAATGTATGGCCCGGGCGTGATGCCCCCACAACCCAAAGGCGTTTGGCAAACGGTTTATAACGGGGCCGATTGGGAAGAAAGCAAAGGGGAGAACAAATATCGCAGGGGTATCTACACCTATTTAAAACGCACGAGTCCCTATCCCTCGTTTCTGACCTTTGATGCTGGTAGCCGTGAAGTTTGTATGATTAGGAGAACCCCTACCAACACTCCCCTACAGGCACTGGTTACATTAAACGATCCCGTATTTCTAGAAGCTTCCTATCATTTGGCAAAGAATAACTATGTACCTAACGACATCGACAAAAGTATTGCTCAAAGTTATGAGACAGCTACTTTGAAAACCATCTCACCGGGAACCTTAGACGTTCTGAGAACGCTTTACAAAACTTCAGTGGAACAGTTTTCAAAAGACAAAAAATCCTCAGAAGCGTTTCTTCATTTTGAAACACGACCCACACCGGAATTAAGTGCGTTGACCGTGGTGGCCAATGCAATTATGAATTTGGATGAATTTTTGACAAAGGCATGA